One genomic segment of Aythya fuligula isolate bAytFul2 chromosome 5, bAytFul2.pri, whole genome shotgun sequence includes these proteins:
- the GSC gene encoding homeobox protein goosecoid — translation MPVSMFSIDNILAARPRCKDSVLLPPSAAPVVFPSLHGDSLYGSASDYGGFYSRAVAPASALPAVGGSRLGYNNYYYGQLHVPASPVGPSCCGAVPALGAQQCSCVPPAGYEGTGSVLMSPVPHQMLPYMNVGTLSRTELQLLNQLHCRRKRRHRTIFTDEQLEALENLFQETKYPDVGTREQLARRVHLREEKVEVWFKNRRAKWRRQKRSSSEESENAQKWNKVSKTSPEKRQEDGKSDLDSDS, via the exons ATGCCTGTGAGCATGTTCAGCATCGACAACATCCTGGCGGCCAGACCTCGCTGCAAGGActcggtgctgctgcccccGAGCGCCGCGCCCGTCGTCTTCCCCAGCCTCCACGGGGACTCGCTCTACGGCAGCGCCTCCGACTACGGCGGATTTTACTCCCGGGCGGTGGCACCGGCCTCGGCGCTGCCGGCGGTCGGCGGGTCCCGGCTCGGCTACAACAACTACTACTACGGGCAGCTGCATGTGCCCGCGTCCCCCGTGGGCCCCTCGTGTTGTGGGGCCGTGCCGGCCCTGGGAGCTCAGCAGTGCTCCTGCGTCCCCCCCGCAG GTTACGAGGGCACTGGCTCAGTGCTGATGTCCCCTGTTCCCCATCAGATGTTGCCCTACATGAACGTGGGCACTTTGTCCCGGACGGAGCTGCAGTTACTCAACCAGCTGCACTGCAGGCGAAAAAGACGGCACCGGACTATCTTCACTGACGAGCAGCTAGAAGCGCTGGAAAACCTCTTCCAGGAAACCAAATACCCAGACGTGGGCACCAGGGAACAGCTGGCCAGGAGGGTGCatttaagagaggaaaaagtggAG GTTTGGTTCAAAAACCGCCGGGCGAAATGGAGGAGGCAAAAGAGGTCGTCTTCGGAGGAGTCGGAAAACGCGCAAAAATGGAATAAAGTGTCCAAAACATCTCCGGAGAAGAGGCAAGAAGACGGCAAAAGCGACTTGGACTCCGACAGCTGA